From Pseudanabaena sp. PCC 6802, one genomic window encodes:
- a CDS encoding glycosyltransferase family 2 protein, with protein sequence MKLSVIVPCYNEAKTISTVVKAIKASPVENCEIIIVDDGSTDGTREILADQIVPIVDKVIFHDKNMGKGAALKTGFALATGDIAIVQDADLEYNPQEYPVLMQPIVDGKADVVFGSRFVGSQPHRVVYYWHMVGNQFLTTLSNMFTNINLTDMETCYKAFRREVIQAIEIEEKRFGFEPEITAKVAKMDCRIYEVGISYYGRTYQEGKKIGWKDGFRAIYCILKYNLWARKPLQAQTLLANTITNTEVKTPDS encoded by the coding sequence ATGAAGCTAAGCGTCATTGTACCGTGCTATAACGAAGCTAAAACGATTTCTACGGTCGTAAAAGCGATTAAGGCATCACCTGTAGAAAACTGCGAAATTATCATAGTGGATGACGGTTCTACCGATGGCACCAGGGAAATATTAGCAGACCAGATCGTGCCAATCGTAGATAAGGTGATTTTCCATGACAAAAATATGGGTAAGGGGGCAGCACTCAAGACGGGATTTGCCTTGGCAACGGGGGATATAGCGATCGTGCAGGATGCGGATCTGGAGTACAATCCGCAGGAGTATCCCGTGCTGATGCAACCAATCGTCGATGGTAAAGCCGATGTGGTATTTGGGTCGCGTTTTGTCGGCAGTCAGCCGCACCGCGTGGTCTACTACTGGCACATGGTGGGCAATCAGTTTTTAACTACGCTTTCCAACATGTTTACAAATATCAACCTTACAGACATGGAAACGTGCTACAAAGCCTTTCGCCGCGAAGTCATTCAAGCAATTGAGATTGAGGAAAAGCGGTTTGGCTTTGAACCGGAGATTACAGCTAAAGTAGCCAAAATGGACTGCCGCATTTATGAAGTGGGGATTTCATACTACGGGCGCACGTATCAGGAGGGCAAGAAGATTGGCTGGAAAGACGGGTTCAGGGCAATTTATTGCATCTTGAAATACAACCTTTGGGCGCGCAAACCTCTGCAAGCGCAAACACTTCTGGCTAATACTATTACGAATACAGAAGTGAAAACGCCAGATAGTTGA
- a CDS encoding phospholipid carrier-dependent glycosyltransferase, with amino-acid sequence MNSIEPTKISINLTLNPKRLSIGFTILVLAISYFTYFHNYAYPPAGYWDESYHIASAQKYLNGIFFMEPHPPLGKMLLALGEKIFHANPTNNDFIGTDFAKDLPAGFSFAGYRFFPVLLSWLAAPLLFWVFLLLTENHFFALLLSSFYLFDNALIVHLRGAMLEGILLFFLLLTILFCLLSVKWRDRPKQLFIGAACFGIALGLLVTTKVTGYIALLLLPIVPTRLWPDWRQALRYLGISFAGFAIVFVTVWQLHFSIASHINPPLSHEGYYDASPAYKQILDEGRTSSLLSFPVMLRDSFNFTRIYNSYVPKLDLCHKDEGGSPSFFWPLGARAINYRWETPDGNTYRYLYLQVNPVIWAFGLLGLICSGSLLLGSMFLGVPLQNSLIMGIFMSMYLAYMLVMTQIGRVMYLYHYFPPLIFSFLLFGMSLVEIKKLFKWDVGDTPKTIFMSVAVVFIFLSYSFFSPLTYYKPIDDFEFQKRMIFPLWQLRCVKCEPQPVLVLTEPQESSQSAAPDPSDT; translated from the coding sequence ATGAACTCCATCGAACCAACTAAAATATCGATTAACTTGACGTTAAATCCTAAACGGCTCTCCATCGGGTTTACGATTCTCGTCCTTGCGATTTCATACTTTACTTATTTTCACAACTACGCCTATCCACCAGCAGGTTATTGGGATGAGAGTTACCACATTGCCAGCGCTCAGAAATATTTAAACGGCATTTTCTTTATGGAGCCGCACCCACCGTTGGGTAAGATGCTGCTAGCTCTAGGCGAAAAAATCTTCCACGCTAACCCTACGAATAATGACTTTATCGGTACGGACTTCGCTAAGGACTTACCAGCAGGTTTTTCCTTCGCCGGTTACCGCTTTTTCCCCGTCCTGCTATCCTGGCTGGCTGCCCCTTTACTGTTTTGGGTGTTTCTACTACTAACTGAGAATCATTTTTTTGCCCTCCTCCTCAGCAGTTTCTACCTATTTGATAACGCTTTGATCGTGCATCTACGCGGTGCAATGCTAGAGGGCATTTTGCTCTTTTTCTTGTTATTAACCATACTGTTTTGCCTTTTGAGCGTGAAATGGCGCGATCGCCCCAAGCAACTATTTATTGGTGCTGCCTGCTTTGGTATTGCCCTCGGCTTATTAGTCACCACCAAGGTCACTGGGTATATTGCCCTACTCCTATTGCCAATTGTCCCAACCAGGCTGTGGCCGGACTGGCGGCAAGCACTGCGTTACCTGGGTATTAGTTTTGCTGGCTTTGCGATCGTGTTTGTCACGGTATGGCAGTTGCATTTCTCCATTGCCTCGCACATCAATCCACCCCTCTCCCACGAGGGCTACTACGACGCTTCGCCCGCCTACAAACAAATTCTTGATGAGGGACGCACTAGTTCGTTGCTATCTTTTCCGGTCATGCTGCGCGACTCGTTCAACTTTACGCGCATCTACAACAGCTACGTTCCCAAACTGGATCTATGCCACAAAGATGAAGGGGGTAGCCCGTCGTTCTTTTGGCCGTTAGGCGCGCGCGCCATCAACTATCGTTGGGAAACCCCCGATGGCAATACCTACCGCTACCTTTACCTACAGGTTAATCCAGTAATTTGGGCATTTGGTTTATTGGGTCTGATTTGTTCCGGCTCTTTACTGCTCGGTTCTATGTTTCTGGGCGTGCCGTTACAAAATAGTTTGATTATGGGGATATTCATGTCCATGTACTTGGCGTATATGCTCGTGATGACTCAAATTGGGCGCGTCATGTACCTGTATCACTATTTTCCACCGCTGATATTTAGCTTTTTACTGTTTGGCATGTCATTGGTAGAAATTAAGAAACTATTCAAGTGGGACGTGGGTGACACACCCAAGACCATATTTATGTCCGTAGCGGTTGTCTTTATCTTTTTATCCTACAGTTTCTTTAGTCCCCTCACCTATTACAAACCCATTGACGATTTTGAATTTCAAAAGCGCATGATTTTCCCGCTGTGGCAATTGCGCTGCGTTAAATGCGAACCTCAACCCGTCTTAGTTCTAACTGAACCCCAAGAAAGCAGCCAATCAGCGGCACCAGACCCATCAGACACCTAA